In a single window of the Danio rerio strain Tuebingen ecotype United States chromosome 20, GRCz12tu, whole genome shotgun sequence genome:
- the LOC110438435 gene encoding uncharacterized protein isoform X3 — protein sequence MMVEQISDLPTTSAAKMEEDKACKISQSQKKVKQLKERPRNGTNNEKEKVKEKRKKSKVASFIRAALRCFCFCPRNEPFTLSSSDDSEHEIYEKMIVEEEEVKEIMQEEVVEKKEEVMEEKKEEVVMVDTEKDNTKQEKTNEEEEEKSGEEKVVEKKEEGKEIMQNEIVVEKKEQVMKKKKVVVMVVEVVMVEKNKQIKKDTSTQLTEEEKVVEKKEEEKEIMQKEEVEKEEEVMKEKKVVEKKEEEKEITQKEEVEKEEEVMKEEKVVVEKKKRKKDTSTRLSEEEFWRRKMEEEKVVEKKEEEKEIMQKEEVVEKEEEVMKEEEEVMKEEKGVVEKKKRKDTSTRLSEKELWRRKIIARRLSAAKFLFEQIKEEEDKMKAEEENNEEKIKYIGKEEEEVKKKRRRRRPRKNCKVEEVEEVEGKESEEVENHIEEKEQMNDIEKEEEVKKRRRRRRPRKNCKVEEVEEMEGKESEEVENHIEEKEQMNDIEKEEEEEVVKKRRRRRRPRKSNSMNEEDKEQSRGVETYCM from the exons ATGATGGTTGAACAGATTTCTGATCTCCCCACAACATCAGCTGCTAAAATGGAGGAAGACAAAGCCTGCAAGATCTCCCAGAGCCAGAAAAAAGTGAAGCAGCTCAAAGAAAGGCCAAGAAATGGCACTAATA atgagaaggagaaagtaaaagaaaagagaaagaagagCAAGGTTGCTTCTTTCATCAGAGCTGCTCTACGATGTTTCTGCTTCTGTCCTCGTAATGAGCCGTTCACACTTTCCTCATCTGATG ATTCTGAACATGAGATCTATGAAAAGATGATTGTGGAAGAGGAAGAAGTGAAGGAGATAAtgcaggaggaggtggtggagaagaaagaggaggtgatGGAAGAAAAGAAGGAGGAGGTGGTGATGGTGGACACAGAGAAAGATAACACAAAGCAAGAAAAGAcaaatgaggaggaggaggagaaaagtggagaggagaaggtggtggagaaaaaggaagaaggGAAGGAGATAATGCAGAATGAGATTGTGGTGGAGAAGAAGGAGCAGGTGATGAAAAAGAAGaaggtggtggtgatggtggtggaagtggtgatggtggagaaaaataaacaaataaagaaagataCCAGCACCCAACTAACAgaggaggagaaggtggtggagaaaaaggaagaagagaaagagataatgcagaaggaagaggtggagaaggaggaggaggtgatgaaagagaagaaggtggtggagaaaaaggaagaagagaaagagataacgcagaaggaagaggtggagaaggaggaggaggtgatgaaagaggagaaggtggtggtggagaaaaagaaaagaaagaaagataccaGCACCCGACTGTCAGAGGAGGAGTTCTGGAGAAGGAAAATGgaggaggagaaggtggtggagaaaaaggaggaagagaaagagataatgcagaaggaagaggtggtggagaaggaggaggaggtgatgaaagaggaggaggaggtgatgaaagaggagaagggggtggtggagaaaaagaaaagaaaagataccAGCACCCGACTGTCAGAGAAGGAGCTCTGGAGAAGGAAAATTATCGCTAGAAGGCTATCTGCGGCAAAGTTTCTGTTTGAGCaaataaaggaggaggaggacaagATGAAAGCTGAGGAAGAGAACAATGaggagaaaataaaatacattggaaaggaggaggaggaggtgaagaaaaagagaaggaggaggcggccaagaaaaaactgcaaggtggaagaagtggaggaggtggaaggaaaggaaagtgaggaggtggagaatcacattgaggagaaagagcaaatgaatgacattgaaaaggaggaggaggtgaagaaaaggagaaggaggaggcggccaagaaaaaactgcaaggtggaagaagtggaggagatggaaggaaaggaaagtgaggaggtggagaatcacattgaggagaaagagcaaatgaatgacattgaaaaggaggaggaggaggaggtggtgaagaaaaggaggaggaggaggcggcCAAGAAAAAGTAACAGTATGAACGAGGAAGACAAAGAACAAAGTAGAGGAGTAGAGACATACTGTATGTGA
- the LOC110438435 gene encoding uncharacterized protein isoform X5 — translation MMVEQISDLPTTSAAKMEEDKACKISQSQKKVKQLKERPRNGTNNEKEKVKEKRKKSKVASFIRAALRCFCFCPRNEPFTLSSSDDSEHEIYEKMIVEEEEVKEIMQEEVVEKKEEVMEEKKEEVVMVDTEKDNTKQEKTNEEEEEKSGEEKVVEKKEEGKEIMQNEIVVEKKEQVMKKKKVVVMVVEVVMVEKNKQIKKDTSTQLTEEEKVVEKKEEEKEIMQKEEVEKEEEVMKEKKVVEKKEEEKEITQKEEVEKEEEVMKEEKGVVEKKKRKDTSTRLSEKELWRRKIIARRLSAAKFLFEQIKEEEDKMKAEEENNEEKIKYIGKEEEEVKKKRRRRRPRKNCKVEEVEEVEGKESEEVENHIEEKEQMNDIEKEEEVKKRRRRRRPRKNCKVEEVEEMEGKESEEVENHIEEKEQMNDIEKEEEEEVVKKRRRRRRPRKSNSMNEEDKEQSRGVETYCM, via the exons ATGATGGTTGAACAGATTTCTGATCTCCCCACAACATCAGCTGCTAAAATGGAGGAAGACAAAGCCTGCAAGATCTCCCAGAGCCAGAAAAAAGTGAAGCAGCTCAAAGAAAGGCCAAGAAATGGCACTAATA atgagaaggagaaagtaaaagaaaagagaaagaagagCAAGGTTGCTTCTTTCATCAGAGCTGCTCTACGATGTTTCTGCTTCTGTCCTCGTAATGAGCCGTTCACACTTTCCTCATCTGATG ATTCTGAACATGAGATCTATGAAAAGATGATTGTGGAAGAGGAAGAAGTGAAGGAGATAAtgcaggaggaggtggtggagaagaaagaggaggtgatGGAAGAAAAGAAGGAGGAGGTGGTGATGGTGGACACAGAGAAAGATAACACAAAGCAAGAAAAGAcaaatgaggaggaggaggagaaaagtggagaggagaaggtggtggagaaaaaggaagaaggGAAGGAGATAATGCAGAATGAGATTGTGGTGGAGAAGAAGGAGCAGGTGATGAAAAAGAAGaaggtggtggtgatggtggtggaagtggtgatggtggagaaaaataaacaaataaagaaagataCCAGCACCCAACTAACAgaggaggagaaggtggtggagaaaaaggaagaagagaaagagataatgcagaaggaagaggtggagaaggaggaggaggtgatgaaagagaagaaggtggtggagaaaaaggaagaagagaaagagataacgcagaaggaagaggtggagaaggaggaggag gtgatgaaagaggagaagggggtggtggagaaaaagaaaagaaaagataccAGCACCCGACTGTCAGAGAAGGAGCTCTGGAGAAGGAAAATTATCGCTAGAAGGCTATCTGCGGCAAAGTTTCTGTTTGAGCaaataaaggaggaggaggacaagATGAAAGCTGAGGAAGAGAACAATGaggagaaaataaaatacattggaaaggaggaggaggaggtgaagaaaaagagaaggaggaggcggccaagaaaaaactgcaaggtggaagaagtggaggaggtggaaggaaaggaaagtgaggaggtggagaatcacattgaggagaaagagcaaatgaatgacattgaaaaggaggaggaggtgaagaaaaggagaaggaggaggcggccaagaaaaaactgcaaggtggaagaagtggaggagatggaaggaaaggaaagtgaggaggtggagaatcacattgaggagaaagagcaaatgaatgacattgaaaaggaggaggaggaggaggtggtgaagaaaaggaggaggaggaggcggcCAAGAAAAAGTAACAGTATGAACGAGGAAGACAAAGAACAAAGTAGAGGAGTAGAGACATACTGTATGTGA
- the LOC110438435 gene encoding uncharacterized protein isoform X4 translates to MMVEQISDLPTTSAAKMEEDKACKISQSQKKVKQLKERPRNGTNNSEHEIYEKMIVEEEEVKEIMQEEVVEKKEEVMEEKKEEVVMVDTEKDNTKQEKTNEEEEEKSGEEKVVEKKEEGKEIMQNEIVVEKKEQVMKKKKVVVMVVEVVMVEKNKQIKKDTSTQLTEEEKVVEKKEEEKEIMQKEEVEKEEEVMKEKKVVEKKEEEKEITQKEEVEKEEEVMKEEKVVVEKKKRKKDTSTRLSEEEFWRRKMEEEKVVEKKEEEKEIMQKEEVVEKEEEVMKEEEEVMKEEKGVVEKKKRKDTSTRLSEKELWRRKIIARRLSAAKFLFEQIKEEEDKMKAEEENNEEKIKYIGKEEEEVKKKRRRRRPRKNCKVEEVEEVEGKESEEVENHIEEKEQMNDIEKEEEVKKRRRRRRPRKNCKVEEVEEMEGKESEEVENHIEEKEQMNDIEKEEEEEVVKKRRRRRRPRKSNSMNEEDKEQSRGVETYCM, encoded by the exons ATGATGGTTGAACAGATTTCTGATCTCCCCACAACATCAGCTGCTAAAATGGAGGAAGACAAAGCCTGCAAGATCTCCCAGAGCCAGAAAAAAGTGAAGCAGCTCAAAGAAAGGCCAAGAAATGGCACTAATA ATTCTGAACATGAGATCTATGAAAAGATGATTGTGGAAGAGGAAGAAGTGAAGGAGATAAtgcaggaggaggtggtggagaagaaagaggaggtgatGGAAGAAAAGAAGGAGGAGGTGGTGATGGTGGACACAGAGAAAGATAACACAAAGCAAGAAAAGAcaaatgaggaggaggaggagaaaagtggagaggagaaggtggtggagaaaaaggaagaaggGAAGGAGATAATGCAGAATGAGATTGTGGTGGAGAAGAAGGAGCAGGTGATGAAAAAGAAGaaggtggtggtgatggtggtggaagtggtgatggtggagaaaaataaacaaataaagaaagataCCAGCACCCAACTAACAgaggaggagaaggtggtggagaaaaaggaagaagagaaagagataatgcagaaggaagaggtggagaaggaggaggaggtgatgaaagagaagaaggtggtggagaaaaaggaagaagagaaagagataacgcagaaggaagaggtggagaaggaggaggaggtgatgaaagaggagaaggtggtggtggagaaaaagaaaagaaagaaagataccaGCACCCGACTGTCAGAGGAGGAGTTCTGGAGAAGGAAAATGgaggaggagaaggtggtggagaaaaaggaggaagagaaagagataatgcagaaggaagaggtggtggagaaggaggaggaggtgatgaaagaggaggaggaggtgatgaaagaggagaagggggtggtggagaaaaagaaaagaaaagataccAGCACCCGACTGTCAGAGAAGGAGCTCTGGAGAAGGAAAATTATCGCTAGAAGGCTATCTGCGGCAAAGTTTCTGTTTGAGCaaataaaggaggaggaggacaagATGAAAGCTGAGGAAGAGAACAATGaggagaaaataaaatacattggaaaggaggaggaggaggtgaagaaaaagagaaggaggaggcggccaagaaaaaactgcaaggtggaagaagtggaggaggtggaaggaaaggaaagtgaggaggtggagaatcacattgaggagaaagagcaaatgaatgacattgaaaaggaggaggaggtgaagaaaaggagaaggaggaggcggccaagaaaaaactgcaaggtggaagaagtggaggagatggaaggaaaggaaagtgaggaggtggagaatcacattgaggagaaagagcaaatgaatgacattgaaaaggaggaggaggaggaggtggtgaagaaaaggaggaggaggaggcggcCAAGAAAAAGTAACAGTATGAACGAGGAAGACAAAGAACAAAGTAGAGGAGTAGAGACATACTGTATGTGA